The window ataaatatatatgtcgaTGATTAATTGCTGTGAAATTACGAGAACTAATCAGAGGTGTCCCAAATTCAGAATAATTAAGCATCTTATACATACAGGAGAAGATGCCGTCTTAAGAAGTTGTTTTCCTTCTTGAGTATGTGACGCTCATCATATTTGCAACCGTGAAGAATATTGGAAGTAGAAGATAAGTTCGATTGACTTGAGTTTTAGCAACGCTGAAGTCTATTTCCCATCCAATAATTAATGTTAACATGCCTATACAAGCGGATGTGACCTCTTGCTGCCATGATGGAGGCTAATTCTAGAACTCGATTTGGTGGGCACTTGAAGTCATCTATCTATCAAATGGAAACATGTGTTGGTGAAACCTGCGACTAATCTCCATGTTTCTGTTGATGAAGACCGGTTTAGTCTTCGCCCATATATATAACATACATAAGGATTGACGTACACAGTGCTAATATTCTAATGACATGGTTCTTGGCATTGATCATATTGTGGCCGGATGATAACTCCACTCCATCAACAATCTTTAGGACGTTGAGGCGAGTATCCGCGAAATGCATAAGGGTTAACCTGATGCTTGTGATGAGTTACGTGTATGATACATTATTATTTATGGTTTATCTTTGGGCGATTGGCCACTGGGTAATGCTCGAGGAACACCTTGAGATGTGGTTTATATATAGCTCTGTGTTTGCTTATAGATTATAGTCTCTAAGTGCACCTAGGGATTAATGTTAAGTAATCGAACAAGCTTGATCATCTTAGATTAAACAAACAGCACCTAGAAAAACTTTTTTTGTAATCATTTATCGGAATATgttaatcctatatatatatatatatatatatataggacaaaGACCATGCATGAACCACACCTATATGGACGCGCAAACTTAATCCGATGTCGATCATGATCATATTAGCAACATTCATGTTGGGGGAGACCACCATTACAGCTTGGGAATTTGGAAGTACATGAATCTGCAATAGCAATGAAACTAGACATGGAAGATTGGGTGCAAGGTTAGCAACAGAAGCAGGTAGAAGAGGGACGAGGGTGGGACCGCGAAGGATCCGCCGTGGCCATGGATCTGGTGAGATCTGACGGCGAGCGGCACTTCGTCGAGGGAGAGGGAGCAGGAAGCCGGGTGGGAGCCGCCGGCATCCTCGGCCGCCATGAGCGCCTCGAGGACGGAGGTGGCGGTGGGCAGGAAGAGTGTCCGGTTCTTGGAGAGGAGCCATGTCAGTCCCATCAGCTGGCATTCCCTCTCATGCGCTGCGGCCGCCGCCTTGCCTGGTATGCTCAGGTTGCTGCTGCCACCCTGCTTCTCTTTGGCCTTCAGCTGCCAACACATGCAGGCACAGTTAACAGTTGACAGTAGGAATTTTGTTGCCTCGATTCTGACCAAGTCGCTTCATTTGCAACTGTTCAATTGAAATCTACTACGGTTTCCTCGGATCCAGACAAAATTTAGCGGCGAGTTTTATGAGCAGTGACTTTGGGAGTGGGACGAGGCGCGGAAATTGCAGTCAACGTCGTTGTTCCTCGGGAAGCTAAAAATTGTCGAGATGTGTAGGTTCGAGCGGAGATGATGATAATGTTCTAAAAGGATGTCAGGTTCATTATGTAGCTAACTAATTCAAGAACCATTTGGTCAAGAAAAATTAATAGAGAACTTTTAATTAATAGAAACTTCAAGATTCATTGTTATAATGGTAGTTGACACCGGCGTAGACTCATAAATGGAGAAGGTTGAATTGAAGGGAGCAATGGCAGCTTGTTAAGACCCGAAATTTATAATGTTCGATCACATCGCATCACCTTAATTTCATTCTCGTAATATATGTGTTCGTGGAATTTTCTTGCTGGACGAGTCGGCTGGTTGGGAAGCGACTCACCTGGTTTAGGGTCCGAAGGCACCGAGTGCACCCGGCGAACCCGGGACGAGAGCAGTCCTTCTTCAGCCGCCGTCCGGCGTCCCCTGCCGGCACCCACCGCCCCAACTTGACGTCCGCAACGAACGCCCCAGCGCAGGCGAGACGCCGGAGGCGGACGCCGCAGTAGCAATACGCAGCGTCGCACGTGGCATTCACGCGCGGGAGCTCCACCCCGCGGTGGCGGAGCGCGCGCTCCACGCCGCCGATGCACGTCTCCGAGTCGTCGGGGAGGGCCGGCAGGTCGAAGCCGGTGGATGGTACGGGTTGGGCTGCGAGAGCAGTGGCGGAGTAGGCGGTGAGCAGCCATGCCTTGAGGGCGGGACAGCAGCTATAGCGGGAGGGAGGACCGCCGTCGGAGGCAGTGCAGGCGGCGGAGATTGATGGTAGAAGGTCGGACGGCGGGTCGAGAGGGCAGGCGGCGAAGGAGACGCCGGACTGCTCGGGGGAGGCTGGGATGGTGACTGGAGTGGAGGCGGCAGTGGCGGTGGCAGCGATGAGCTGAATGGAAGCGGTGTCAGGGTCGGGCACCGCCACCAGGAAAGAGACCTGGACCAGCACTAGCAGCGGTAGGAGATTAGGCATTGcgctcttctctctttctctcgctctctctctctctctctctctctgcgcgcGGACAGCGCAATCCTATTGCATTTTGCTTTTTGGGTATGTCTTTCCCTTCCTGGTGATGTTTGATCGCTGCGTTCTGAGAGGACGTTAGAGAGGGAGCAAGGGAGAAGCGCTCAAACATATAGCGAGGATGGAGGTTGTGGCTATGGTTTGCTTGGAGAAGATATTGGGCTGTCGTTGATGTATATATGATTGGACAAGATGGATGTCACTTGTAACTTGGGAGGTAAGTGTGGATATTGCGATGTTCCATCGGTCTTTTTGCCCACGTCAACGAAAATTTTGGATGTATTGGATAAATATGTAGTGATGCGTAGACGATTATTGATCAATCTTAATGCATGAACACTCCTTAACAGTAACATCATTAATATACTACCCATATTGCAACATAGACGACGAAAGAGCATCAGTTAAAGGCCTCTTTTCACAGACTCTGCTTGGGTTGAGCAAGTGGTACACGAGTGGAGCTTTCGTTGCCATGGCTGTCCGGGTATCAGCGAGGCTGGCTGAGCGCGTGAAGAGACTGGAAAGAAAGCAGCACGGCGCTGTGCTTTGGACCCCATGTCTCTGCGACTGCCCTTGTCTGCGAGCTGATGCGCTCACAAGCTCAGCCTTTTTATGCATAGGATTCCAGGAAAACAACACTAGAAAATGATGAGGTTACGTTATGGCATGGCATTATCCGCGGAGTCGAGTGTTACGGACACGCAAATGATTCGTCTGCAGTAGATGGGATAGGATGGTCCGAGACACAGTCTACCCCAAGTTTCCCAGTGATTAAATGGTCCGTAAAGCATGTAGAAATTATCCCAGTAAACCAAGATAAAGCTCCCGAGGAACTTGTTCATACATCAGCAATTCTTCCATAATCTGGTGGAGCAGGTTGTGTCTGGGACAAAATAATTGCAGTGACCAAGATCACACGCAAAGTCAAACTTCGCTTCTGGATGCTTGTCGCCAATTTTGCAGGAGACATCAACACCAGGAAACAGAGTACCGTACATCAACACGGAAAAGACATGACACTAAAGGCTCAATCATTGGAACCAATGAGATCAGCAGCATTAGCTGCATGTATATGTTCGAGAATCTTTAAGGAAGGATGTGAGCCCTGTTGCTGTGATCCGAACCGAGGAGTATCGACCACGGAACGGTGTCAGACATCTGGTATCGGGAGTGGGGGCTATTTGTATGTACCATTGCGTGGAGTGGAATGGTTGCGGAAGGAATGCTACCTGCTCAATCTATCTGTCAAATGCAGAGAATGCACACACAGAGGAGTGACTCTGTTTCATGGCAGTGCCGCCTCGGAGTCCATCGTGGTCCACTAAATATTCCATGAAGTACCAAATGGCGTTCTGCTCCCGTGCATGTGACGCTAACTTGTAGGATTAATGTGTCGCCCACCTTGTTCTTATATTTTTGTTCCTTTGTAATCGAATCCAATTACTGGCCTCTGTTTTGGTGGCTCTTTGGCTGCTCGCACAGGCAACAAAGCAGAGGGGCTTATGCGTTCTCCAGGAGTGTGGTGGTGTTCTTTCCACGATGCAAGCATGCGTTCAACTTATAACGACGATTATTCTAGGGCTCAAGAATCAAATCTAAAGATTCGTTTACCCACATGAAGAAACATAGATTTAACTACCAACCCCAATCCCAAGGACAGGATCAATCTCATTTATATGGTATGAACCCTAATATCTCGATTTCTTGTTCAGTGGTGAAATTACGTTGACAGAAACACAACACGAGCATTGCCATGGAGTGCCCGCTTATGTTCATTCATCCTTGACTGCAAGCGTGTAGAATTCATAAAACAATCACACCAACAGCACAAGCCCAATATTAGACAGTATTCAATGCCAGTTCTATTAATAACACAACAAGATTTGGTTGTTCCTTCATATGTACACAAGAAAGAAGGCACACATCCTCGTAGAGCAGATCCAAAGCCTTGAAACAGCTGCATCGTCTTTCTTTCTCAGCCAGAAATGACCAAGTCTCTTCAGATATCGATGATGACTAAATTCCCTGAATGTTGAGCACATGGTTCAAACTGTGACCTGATACAAAAAAAATGTAACGATTAATAGACGAAATTCTCAGTCCAAAGGAACTACGCCATGAAATGAAACGAGGGGTAAAGCTGAAGGACCTTAGATAAATACACAAAGAAAGGCTGACAAATAAACGAATGAATAgtgcacaaaaaaaaaagtatcttaGCCCTCCTCGTTTTTCTTCTATTTCCTTTTTGCACTTCCTCTCTTTTAGCACTTCCAGCCCCCAATACAATCATACGGTTGTCGCATAAACTCATGAAAGAGGAGCAAAAAATAGGCAATCAAGACAATTCTACGAAAAGAAAGGTTAGTACACCATGGAGGTGTGCACTTAAGCGTATCAGCACATCCGTAACCAAGTAAAGTAGCAACTTTGCACGCGATACAGACTTGCAACGAGAACAGGTAACATACTGTCCATCTACTCGAGCTTTCTTTAACTGGCACTGTTCTTCATTCTTTTCCCTGGAACGCCCTTTACTTGAAATAGGAACCACATCTCGGGCGTGGCTAGTTGGGTCATCAGATGGTACTTCAGCTTTCCCTTGAATAGGAAGCAGCATGTGAGACACAACAAAGTCAGTTCCGGAAGCACCATTTGTTGATCCACCTGCTATAACTGTTACGGTTGGAGTTGACAAAGAGTTCCAACTCTCAATCAAGGTAGAACATTGTTTACCTGCATATTCCTCCTTGGCTGAACAAATAGAATCTGCTGCTGCAGTGTTAGCAGGTACTGAAGCAAATGCCTCAGAATATGCAACAGCATGTGGAATGTCATAAAACAAGGGAGTCAACATTTTATTTTCTTGGATACTACTACTGGGACCACTTGTCTCTGCATTTCTATCCAGGGATGAGCATGATCCTTTCCCTCTATGCACCACAGCATAatgtttattctttgattctatgATTTGTCTCATAATATCTCCTGTATCACAGTTTCctgaaaaaaaagggggggaatAAGCCCTTTTCTTGTAACAAACATGTCCTACCAAGTTATGCACTTGGGAATGGCCATAAATCAACTAGAAACGTTGAAGCTAACCTTGATTTATCTCTCAGAAATAAACAATGAATCTAAAAAAGACGTTCGAAGCACCAAATCAAGTTCTTGCTCATATTTAATATGATTCTACTGGCACAGAACTAAGCTTAATCAATTAAAAAAAGTTTGAGCAAACCTAGAATATATTTAATAACAGTGCAAGCAGCAACCCGTTCTGCCTCTTTTTTGCTCATTGCAGTTTCACCTTTAAATGTCTTGTTATCAAACAAAACAGAAGAGACGAAGGCTGGAATCAGCCCTGGCTTGTGAGAAGTCTCATATGTTGGCAGGTTCATGTTCATCTTCACAGAATATTCATGCAGGATAAGTTTACAGAGAATGGTATCCTGCAagtgaaaagtaaaaaaaaaattcatcagaAACTAAAATTTTGAGTGTTAATAAACTCACAGAAAGTAGACAAAGAAACATACATTATGGATGAGAGACAAGCCCTTGTTCTTGTTGATGATACGGATGCCCTCAAGGGCAAATTTTGCTGCACATTGTTCGGCTGCCTTTTTGGTCGGAAATGTGCAAGGGGAAGTGAAATTTTTCCCATCCACGATTACAGTAGACCTGAACTCTGGCGCATGCGGTGTTCCCTCATTTATAGTCTGATATAGTGGCAAGGTGATAGAAGATCTTTGTGTATATTCTTGCAACCTATTCTTATGCATGAACTCTTCTGCCATACCTATAACCAAAAATTCACTTATCGAGCAAACTTGAGGAAATACTATTATTTGAACATAAATATTAATAAACACAACATGCAAGGGTGTGATACCAGGGAATTTACAAAAAAGAGCAAGTGTTGAGGGGAAGAACAGAGATAGAAGAAGCTCATGATAATCTATGTCCCAAAAGTCAGTGATTCATAACTTCAGCATACTAGTAACGACATACATCTCAATCATGTGTGCATAAAGAGAAagcaaataagaaataaaaaatcaaaataatagtaagataaaataataaattgcCTCCCATGACATCacacaaaaaaattttaaaaatccaaTCGTAACGTGCATATAGATCTTCTGATCCATTAGCTTCAAGCACCATCAACAGGATCATTTCAAATGTGCCGATAAGTAATTTAATCCTAGGTAAGTCTTGTAACTTCTtatctttgattatttatgaCAAAGAACAGTTCCATCAAGGGGAAAAAGAAACAATGGACATATAACAGAATACGCTAAGATTAGTACCTCAAAAAAGGAACAATGGACTTATAAATTTTTGCCTCATTTAGTTGGACATGCAATAAAATACACCAAGATTACTGCCTCATGTAATCAGGGATTAAAATGAACAAATTAAAAGTATGTGTTATCTAATGTTTTCTGCTATGCTCTTTTCTGTTAGGTCATGTATAATGGAATAAAAAATGGGGATACCACAAAGCAACAGGACTCACTAACTACTTTATACATTAAGTAATGCATACTTGTTTTGTTAGACTTCCGTGAACCTTTCGGCacaacacaaaaagaaaaagccTTTTGTAGACAAGAATGTTATGATTATGTTTTGGTTATTAAAGCTACACATATCTGTAACGTCATAACAAGTAACTTACAAACACTGGTTGAACCTCATGACCAAATACTGAAAATGTAAACATTTAGTACAAGACCAATTACTAGCATATATACCATTCCGAGCCTTAAAAAAGAAATCTTGCTCGATATACAAATTTACGATCCCACACGAATATGTTctcaaatatatatttcttttgagctCAAATACGACTTACTTCCCCATCACCATCACAAGTTTCAACATTTACAATCGAATATAAAACATAATAAGTCTGCTCCCTTTTCTGCAAGATCCAGAGAAGCAGAGGAGGGTTACTTCGCCTGTTCGCCATGCTACAGACTAAAAGTGTTAGCAGACACATGGTCTTTCTTATTTTAGTTTTCAACCAAAAAGATCACGAGAAAcgaaaagaaaacaagaacagAGCCTAGAAATGGCATTAGAAACTCCAAAAGGTGCTTCCTTTACGATTTGGAATCCCGGGAGAGATTCGGAAAGGAAGCAGCTCAGAGCAAGATCAAAgacgagggaagatggagagagcGTAATAGAGAATATGAGCAGCGAGGAGATTTGGTCACCAACGGTAGCGCTGCTCGATGGATTCGTAACGCACACAATATTAGGAGGTGGATGCAAGGGTAACCAACGGCCACTTACTGATTCCAACCCGGGAGGTCCAATCGCCGGGGGAGCGAGCAAtcaaatgaatctatccatacGAGAGGAGCCGGGAGAAACGAAAGGGGGCAACGGACCAAAAGGGTGTGGTTTTAGGGTTCCGAGGCCTGACGCGGCGCTGCGACTGAGTTGCACCGCTCATCTCGTGACTAAATTAGATCGAGTATAATTTCTGGAATAAAAGAACTAATTAGAACAATAAGACATAGTGGAAAATTTCCAAGAGAAGTCATTTATTTTGGGTTTTTCCGATCgttgtcttttttcttttatttttatttgttgtcatcataactctgttttttttttctgtaccTTCAAACCATCTCTGATAGGataatcaaaaaaattacaatcaTTTGCATTGGATTGATCCGAAAAATTTACAATGGCATAGGTTTGTGATGAAGGGGTCTGAAAAATCCTATGAGGTTGGAGCTGATCTCCGAGTAGGTTCTCTTGAAACATGAAGGCTCGATCTGTTAATCACATAGCAAAGTTTGAATTTTGTGCATGGTAGGTGATAGTGTAGCACAAATGTGTTTAGTAGGATAACAGTCACCTTTAGCATCtagatctttatattttttaaagttaCATTGAGATCATTATACTTattaaagtgaaacatttaatctcattGTTCTAA of the Musa acuminata AAA Group cultivar baxijiao chromosome BXJ3-2, Cavendish_Baxijiao_AAA, whole genome shotgun sequence genome contains:
- the LOC103976647 gene encoding double-stranded RNA-binding protein 2 isoform X3 → MAEEFMHKNRLQEYTQRSSITLPLYQTINEGTPHAPEFRSTVIVDGKNFTSPCTFPTKKAAEQCAAKFALEGIRIINKNKGLSLIHNDTILCKLILHEYSVKMNMNLPTYETSHKPGLIPAFVSSVLFDNKTFKGETAMSKKEAERVAACTVIKYILGNCDTGDIMRQIIESKNKHYAVVHRGKGSCSSLDRNAETSGPSSSIQENKMLTPLFYDIPHAVAYSEAFASVPANTAAADSICSAKEEYAGGSTNGASGTDFVVSHMLLPIQGKAEVPSDDPTSHARDVVPISSKGRSREKNEEQCQLKKARVDGQYVTCSRCKSVSRAKLLLYLVTDVLIRLSAHLHGHSLNHVLNIQGI
- the LOC103976647 gene encoding uncharacterized protein LOC103976647 isoform X2, with the protein product MAEEFMHKNRLQEYTQRSSITLPLYQTINEGTPHAPEFRSTVIVDGKNFTSPCTFPTKKAAEQCAAKFALEGIRIINKNKGLSLIHNDTILCKLILHEYSVKMNMNLPTYETSHKPGLIPAFVSSVLFDNKTFKGETAMSKKEAERVAACTVIKYILGNCDTGDIMRQIIESKNKHYAVVHRGKGSCSSLDRNAETSGPSSSIQENKMLTPLFYDIPHAVAYSEAFASVPANTAAADSICSAKEEYAGKQCSTLIESWNSLSTPTVTVIAGGSTNGASGTDFVVSHMLLPIQGKAEVPSDDPTSHARDVVPISSKGRSREKNEEQCQLKKARVDGQYVTCSRCKSVSRAKLLLYLVTDVLIRLSAHLHGVLTFLFVELS
- the LOC135632077 gene encoding uncharacterized GPI-anchored protein At4g28100-like — its product is MPNLLPLLVLVQVSFLVAVPDPDTASIQLIAATATAASTPVTIPASPEQSGVSFAACPLDPPSDLLPSISAACTASDGGPPSRYSCCPALKAWLLTAYSATALAAQPVPSTGFDLPALPDDSETCIGGVERALRHRGVELPRVNATCDAAYCYCGVRLRRLACAGAFVADVKLGRWVPAGDAGRRLKKDCSRPGFAGCTRCLRTLNQLKAKEKQGGSSNLSIPGKAAAAAHERECQLMGLTWLLSKNRTLFLPTATSVLEALMAAEDAGGSHPASCSLSLDEVPLAVRSHQIHGHGGSFAVPPSSLFYLLLLLTLHPIFHV
- the LOC103976647 gene encoding uncharacterized protein LOC103976647 isoform X4 → MAEEFMHKNRLQEYTQRSSITLPLYQTINEGTPHAPEFRSTVIVDGKNFTSPCTFPTKKAAEQCAAKFALEGIRIINKNKGLSLIHNDTILCKLILHEYSVKMNMNLPTYETSHKPGLIPAFVSSVLFDNKTFKGETAMSKKEAERVAACTVIKYILGNCDTGDIMRQIIESKNKHYAVVHRGKGSCSSLDRNAETSGPSSSIQENKMLTPLFYDIPHAVAYSEAFASVPANTAAADSICSAKEEYAGKQCSTLIESWNSLSTPTVTVIAGGSTNGASGTDFVVSHMLLPIQGKAEVPSDDPTSHARDVVPISSKGRSREKNEEQCQLKKARVDGQSQFEPCAQHSGNLVIIDI
- the LOC103976647 gene encoding uncharacterized protein LOC103976647 isoform X1, with the protein product MAEEFMHKNRLQEYTQRSSITLPLYQTINEGTPHAPEFRSTVIVDGKNFTSPCTFPTKKAAEQCAAKFALEGIRIINKNKGLSLIHNDTILCKLILHEYSVKMNMNLPTYETSHKPGLIPAFVSSVLFDNKTFKGETAMSKKEAERVAACTVIKYILGNCDTGDIMRQIIESKNKHYAVVHRGKGSCSSLDRNAETSGPSSSIQENKMLTPLFYDIPHAVAYSEAFASVPANTAAADSICSAKEEYAGKQCSTLIESWNSLSTPTVTVIAGGSTNGASGTDFVVSHMLLPIQGKAEVPSDDPTSHARDVVPISSKGRSREKNEEQCQLKKARVDGQYVTCSRCKSVSRAKLLLYLVTDVLIRLSAHLHGHSLNHVLNIQGI
- the LOC103976647 gene encoding uncharacterized protein LOC103976647 isoform X5, producing MAEEFMHKNRLQEYTQRSSITLPLYQTINEGTPHAPEFRSTVIVDGKNFTSPCTFPTKKAAEQCAAKFALEGIRIINKNKGLSLIHNDTILCKLILHEYSVKMNMNLPTYETSHKPGLIPAFVSSVLFDNKTFKGETAMSKKEAERVAACTVIKYILGNCDTGDIMRQIIESKNKHYAVVHRGKGSCSSLDRNAETSGPSSSIQENKMLTPLFYDIPHAVAYSEAFASVPANTAAADSICSAKEEYAGKAEVPSDDPTSHARDVVPISSKGRSREKNEEQCQLKKARVDGQYVTCSRCKSVSRAKLLLYLVTDVLIRLSAHLHGHSLNHVLNIQGI